Within Vigna unguiculata cultivar IT97K-499-35 chromosome 2, ASM411807v1, whole genome shotgun sequence, the genomic segment TGTGgcttatcgcctggcggaagcATATCCGCCGCCAGATGCCATACCAGTAATTCAGATTCTACTGGTTTAGGCACGAAAACATGAGTTCTGGCACATCCAAACATTGAATTCATACATCTAGCACACCAATTTCATTTGATTACAGTTCCCATACCACTGAATTCCTCATAACATTTTCCTAAGTACCAATCAACATAAACACTTAAGCATTTCATCATGAAAGTAAGCATCactttaatgttattaaaaaggTACATCATAACATGAATATTTATATCAGCAGTCCAATATATATGCGATAACACAAATATCACAACACATATACTACCACTTCCAATTTTAGGTATCACATCCTATTTCTAGATTTATTAAAATCCCATAATTCCCATTCCAAGCACAAGTTCCTTTTATTAGTTAATTAGCATTATTATTGTGTCCTTCCTACCTGTTAAATACCTCCACGCACATTCTCTAACATCTCTCAAGCATACAAGTGATAAGGTGATATTAAcaaaacctatttttttttctttcctttcacAACTTAATTTAAGTCAAGTTTCATTTAATTCCTAATTCCTACCCATGAACACTTAGGCATCATGCAATCATACAAGTTTTCGTACTAAAAACTATTCCCCAATGACCCCAATGTTAGTTTGCCCCAGAACCAGCCCAAACATCTATTTGTAAACTACCATCGCCTGATAGCAACacctgtaccgccaggcgatgcattaGTTTTCTAGGAATTCCAAAATTAAACTTACACCTAATTACGATCCTAAGCCTCCAATACATGATTAAATCATCCAGTTGCACCTACTTCACATACAATCATTTTTCCAGCATACACATGCACTCAATTCACccatacatttattaaatagcCAAAGTAATAAATTGTACAACACACGTTGCATCCAACCCTAAATTCTCATAAAACCCTCATGTTCATGAAAACCCCCCAATCATCAAATTATCACGAATAGGGAAACATCCTCAGTCaattagataaataaacaaccaaataatgaatgatgtatatctctagctGCAGACATCCAATGCAAATCTCCACCATTCAAAGTGAATAACAACACGTTAGGAAGcgcctgtcaaaatttcacctaaatcagaCAATTAAGAAATTGGGAAACGTAGTTTTACGGAAACTGCACAGACTAGAAAAATGTGTGGTGCCTAGTGCCCAGATATCAAGAGCTTGGTGCCTGGCGGTATAAGACCAGCGCCCGGCGGTTCCTGCTGCGTGAAAAGTACAAAAAACAACATTGTTTGCGCAGTGTTCGCGTCACCTTACAGAGTTATCCTTGCTGCCAGGCAGTTCATCACAAAAACTCataaaacaacacataattcatgcatcgcctggcggacctTCAATGTCGCAAGGCGGTTTCTgaaaaaattccagaaacatgAGAACAATAAAGGTTTTGATCATACTAAAGCATCACATGCACGCATTATACAACACAAAcattataaaacaattatacacaTAAAAGAGCTCCCTTAACCTGAAAATCTCGTTCCAAAGCATTCTAAGAATTCCAAACGTTGCTTTAACTTCAAGACCCTTCCTAGCCTTTGCACAATCTCTTTTGATCACATTTTCATGCTCTGAAAAACCTCCCTAGCAGTCCCCACGAATTGGCACTCACAAACCACACTCTCCCTCTCTCTGACCAATTCCTAACCTAAGAATTAAGTCCATTGATTGCCAAAAAACGGAAATGATTATTAAAGGCATTAACAACTCGAACTCAAGTCCTTTCAACATGTCTAAGtactcaaccacttgagctagtactattatACATCATAAAAGCTAACATTAATTGTCATAATGGCTTCtactactcgcatttattaattaattaattatttaattaattaaatttctaggGTCTTACAGACATCCTTAAACAATAGTAACATACAAAACCAAGATTTCTCCACCAGATCTAATGTTCTTGAAGCTAAATATTCTAATTTAGTGAACAAAGTATTACCGGCAACAAGCTTAATAAACCCAACTAGGTAGTGTAGTTCCAATGACACACAAAGCATATCCAACAACACTAATAACGAACTAAATGGATAAAGAAGTATCAGTGACCTTATACCTTGTTCGTTGTGGTGCAACTCCTTACTTGGGTAATGTTTCCTATCCATGGGTGAATATGTTGAGGCACAAGTAAAAGAGACCCAAGCATGCTCACAACAACATGTGCGCAGGAGAAATGGCAAGCGGTTGAATCACGATAGTTTGGTAAGGCTTGTAGTGAACGCTTGAGGTTGTAGTGGCTAATGCTAAGATAGATGAACAAAACCTCAAGTTTTGGTGTTAGATATATGTGATTAGTGGGGTGTAGAGCTCATAGTGTTACGAAGAAACCTCGGTGGCTGATTCCACCAATGATTGAGCCTCACtatgagaagaagaagaacttgCACTGACGAAGATAGTCATCAGCATCAACTCGCAGTGGCAACATCCTAGTGGCAAGGTTGCGCGAAGGTGGCCTGACCAGGGAAAAGAGGAATCACAATTGGAGTATGTGGTTCTACCGTAAGGGTTTCGAATGTTGGAGGGTTTCAGTGTATGAttgtgtttataaattaaaaaaaaaatacgaaaCCACTTTCTATACCGGTTATAACTAGAACCAGTATAtaaagttttcttctttattacaaaaatgtcaccgcaCCCACTTTCGATACATGTTATAACTATAATGggtataaaaaatgttatcttatTTACAATTATGTCATCGTGCCACTTTTTATACCTAATGGATTATAATCAGTATTAAAAGACActataaaaagtttttttttttcaattagtgTGAGTTGGCACAACCTCTCTTGAGAGCAACACTTCACACTTCCAAAAACACCTTCATCAATTCATCTCTTTATCAAATGCTTTTGCCAATCcatattttcttccttaatccacaagcaagcttgaagatGTCTCACTCTCTTCACTATTATCCAAATCTTTTGATTCCCACTCATTATCAGACTGTCCTATATCATTTATGTTGGGTTGGACATTTTCATAATTCCTCAATCCTCCATCCTCATCATCAAGTAATTCATAGTCTTCCTCAACTGCCTCTTTTGCCCtactacttttttttatcttttgggtGGAAGTTGCAAATGGTCCACCAATGTCTTCTTCAACAATTCCAACTTTAACTTCCACATTACCCTCCCATAAATTATCTTCCAATACATTATCTACATCACAATCAACATCAACGTCAGCTAGTCCATTAATATTTTCAAGACCTTTATTTACTGCCCAATCCCctaactaaaaaaaatcctaCTTATTTCTCAAATCCTAACCCTCAAACTCAATCCAACTCTTGTTAAGACTTAaatgtaccaagtcgcgcaagtagtaaccggtaagaccgggatatcttAAGTGTGCTTAATACCTCAAAATAGCTTTATTTATCTGGATCACATGACTATATTATTGTTTTCGTCACTATTATTTACAAACTCCCCCATTATGGTGGGCAACCACTTAAAGAAAGTCTTCGTACAGCTCAATCGTTAacaattaggacctaattgaattgatttaataaaaaatgaaacttaatcgaaaaaaatagatcaaattgaataaaaaaaacaaaagatcaAACTAGTACTTTAGTctatattatactattttatgttatattatattatattatatatatatatatatatatatatattattaaaatttgaatttaacaaAGTTAGATTTTCATCATCTCTGGACtaataattttgtgaaaaaCTTAACTAAAAACACACTATAGGAAAACAGTTTCCTAGAAATGTTGTTTTTAAAAAGCATACACTAAACATAGGAAAATAAATTTCCATTTTCAAATTTCCGAAAAAGACTAAATTTTCCTTGTAAGAAGCTCTCTTAAGGAATTGAAAGAGTTTCACCCGTACTTGTTTTTCCTTTATTCGTAGACTGGATCAAAACTTGAGCATTAATTCTAATTTCTGTAGCAGTGAAGACAAAAGCCAAGTAAGAactgaagaagaaagaagggaaaaaaaatgttaccgtTAAAAATTGGCTTCAATGACAAAATAGGGTAGAGAAGAAAAAATCATTCTCCCTGAAGGTTGTTATACTTAATTTGAAAAAACCAACTTATAACttaattcataatttatgagttattatttaattgatgaatatttatagtttataacTTTTGAATTGacaaaataacttatttaattataaatgtctcgtaaaatcaattgataaactagttagtaatataaaatagcataaaaaagatataagtacataaattttattaatattactatataattttaattttaattttcttagaaataattacactttcattaaattttttagtatttttttttaaagttgcatatatatatatatatatatatatatatatatatatatatatatatatatataatttggacAAGACATttgatttaatataaatatattaatttaatcaatttcaatttttatttattttcaaaaaatattctaatgaatttattctttaatttaaaatattattattatgttaaatttatttttacaatttcgTAATATACAATATTTACATGTatcatgtaataaaatattagtaattaaaGAATAGATACACAaatcaaaaattataaagatatatTCAAATACTAATATtagcaataaaatattaaattatttccaAATTACTTCAAATTAGCAGAAATAGCTTTGtagttaataatttaatatttcatacaATAAATTACTTTGAAATatcttaaaagaatattttcgTATGTTGAAAGCAGTTTAAATAGTCAAATAAAGTTAGCTTATTGAGGTTataaatctctctctctctctctctctctctctctctctatatatatatatatatatatatatatatatatatatattaattataaaatataaattttttaagaaagcTGAAGAATacatttaagatttttttcattaaagtgaattttaaattatttatatcccATTAGGCACATGCTTATAATTATcttaatcataattatttttattattttatgcattacaatttaaaattaacgtTTAAATATGGTCGATAAATACAAATTCACGCTGATTTGTTGAAAAAAACTCCTCTGTAATTTGACTATAAGACCAcaataataatttctataacatttcaaaataataaaatactgaAAACAAATCTCTTCACATATTTTCTTAATCCTGTATTGAATACACATCACTCAAGAAATCCAACGAATCCcgtaactttaattttttttttttttttacctttaatAAGAGTCATTTAAGgtaattttccaaataaaagaaaaagtacacTCTCTCTCGGATTGCTTTTCTTTGTATTAGTTAATTAaggtaatttttattaaaagagaaaGATTATATCGATATACCATtgtaaaagaatataaaattttaattaaaaaccgAAAACACgaatcaatttaaatttgtttgataAACTAAAATTACGGTTATTAATGTAATGAACAAAAACATCAGTTTTTTTCTCTTCGTTTTGCAATTTCTTTCAGATAAAACAAGAATAACAATAAACATAAAAGATTTTTGAAATTCTCTCCTTTAATAAATATGCAttaatttgaagataaaatgagaagaaaaaaagattaaCGTTGAATTGTTTATAGAAATAAAGGATAAGAATATTGGAAAGggtaatgagaaaaaaaaaaaaacaagaaagaaaagttggTGGCTCTAGCGTATGTTTGTTGGACAAATcggattaaaattaaaaaccgtAATTAAAATTCCAACTCACGAAGCACCAACCCACCAAAAAAACACGCTCTACTTAACTCATCCTTAACTATTTACTACACCCCAACGTGAAAGCGTTACCTAGAAAAACACCGATTCGAGGAAAGTGGGTCCCATACGCATGTTCCATCGTTCGTGTTCATGTTCATGGCATGTTCTGTTGTGTGTGacaaacctcaaacccaaacCCAAACTCCTTCTCTGCTTTCTTCTTATTCGCTCTTTCTTCGCCCCTTCATTTATATTCCAATTCCCTCCCAACCCCGAATCTTTCTTTCGATCTTTTTATCACATTCCAAAATAAAATTCCCTTTCTTTCCTTCTGGGGAATCCTTATCGAGTGCACAATGCTGTGTGAGTGACTGatcacagaaaacaaaacaaaaaaaaacaaaaatctttcttttcttcttgtttcttctcCCTTTTCTTCTGTCTCCATTGCTTACAAATTTTAACCACCTTCTTCCGCTATCTGTGAGAGTGTGCAAGGTTTTGGAAAGCAGTCCAAGAACGTGATTCTGGGTGGGTGCAGGATCAACGTTTTTGGAGTTATCACAACCGCGGTAACATTGAGATTTTTGGAGTCATCGAGACCATTCTTTTCTGCAATTTCGAGAATTGTGAGGAAACCGCATCGTGACCGTATGGGTTTTATTTCGTGGCTTGCTGTGTTGTTGTTCTGTGTGGGGTTTGAGTGTGCGTGGTGTCAAGATGATGCTGTGATGAACAAATTGAAGAAGGCCATCAATGAACCCAGTGGTCTTCAATGGAATGACCCAGATGTGTGTAAATGGAAACACGTCAAGTGCAGCGCCATGAAAAGGGTCACTGCAATTCAAATTGGGGGACAGAGTCTGCAAGGTTCTCTACCTAAGGAACTGGCGCAGCTCTCGGAGTTGACACGGTTTGAGTGCATGAACAATGAGTTAACTGGGCCATTTCCTAACATGCCGAAGTCCCTTGAGGTTCTGCTCATCCACCACAACAATTTCCAGTCCTTACCGGGTGATTTCTTCGCCGGCATGACCAATTTGCAGTATGTGAGCATTGGCTACAACCCTTTTTCCCCGTGGGGGATTCCTGATAACCTCAAGGACTGTGTGGCTCTCAGGAGTTTCTCTGCAACCAGTGCTGGTTTGGTGGGGAAAATCCCAGATTTTTTTGGTAAAGATGGTCCCTTCCCAGGTTTGGTTTCTCTTATCTTGAGTTTTAATTCTCTTGAAGGAGGGTTGCCTGCAACCTTTTCTGGCAGTTCTTTGGAGACACTTTGGGTGAATGGTCAGAAAAGTAATAGTAAACTCAATGGCACCCTTGATGTGTTAAAGGGCATGACATATTTGAAACAAATTTGGGTGCACGGTAACTCGTTCACAGGTCCTATACCGGACTTATCGCATCATGATCAACTATATGATGTTAGCTTGAGGGATAACCAGTTAACTGGGGTTGTTCCACCCTCTCTCACCGCTCTTCCTGCTCTTAAAGTAGTCAATTTGACCAATAACTTGCTTCAAGGGTCTCCTCCATTGTTCAAAGATGGAGTGAAGGTTGATAATGATTTAGACAAGGGGATCAATAGTTTTTGCACAGGGGAGGCTGGTAAGCCATGCAGTCCTCTTGTGGATGCTCTACTTTCTGCAGTTGAACCTTTTGGATACCCTGTGAGACTTGCTGAAAGTTGGAAGGGGAATGATCCCTGTGGTCAACATTGGTTGGGGATTGTTTGCTCAAATGGTAACGTTTCCGTGATCAACTTGCAGAGCATGAATCTCTCTGGCAACATTTCTCCCAGTTTTGCTGAGCTTACATCTGTGACAAAGCTGCTTCTTCCCAACAATGGCCTCACTGGTACCATACCAAGTGAACTCACCAGCATGCCTAGTCTGGTAGAATTGGATGTTTCCAATAACCAATTGCACGGCAAGGTGCCATCTTTTCGTGAGGGTGTAGTTGTGAAGACTGCAGGAAATCCTGACATTGGAAAGGATAAGCCTCAAGCCCCGCCTGGCTCAAGTCCTGGGGGTAAATCTGATGGTcaagttaagaaaaataatactgcAGCAATTCTTGGCACTGTGTTGGGAGGTATCAGTTTAATCGGTTTGGTGgcttttatatttcttatgtaTGGCAGAAAACGTAAGCAAGCAGGCAAAGTTCAAGGTCCTAGTGCAATAGTGGTACATCCTCGTTATTCTGGAGATGGAAGTACTTTGAAAATAAGTGTTGCAGATGCTAGTGCCGGTgttagtggtggtggtggtagtcgAGGAGGAATCGGTGTAATTAGTCCAACTAGTACTGCTCAACATGTGGAAGCTGGGAATATGGTTATTTCAATCCAAGTTTTGAGACAAGTTACGAACAATTTCAGTGAGGCAAACATATTGGGGAAAGGTGGTTTTGGCACTGTATACAAAGGGGAGTTGTACGATGGAACAAAAATTGCAGTGAAAAGGATGGAATGTGGAATGATGGTTGAGAAGGGGCTGACTGAGTTTGAGTCTGAAATTGCAGTACTCACTAAGGTTAGACACAGACATCTGGTTGCACTTGAAGGCCACTGCTTGGATGGAAATGAGAAGCTTCTTGTGTATGAATACATGCCTCAGGGTCCTCTCAGTAAGCATCTATTTGACTGGAAAGAGCAAGGAATACAGCCATTGGAATGGAAGAGAAGGCTTTCCATTGCCTTGGATGTTGCCAGAGGTGTTGAATATCTTCACGGTTTGGCACAGCAAATTTTTATCCATAGGGATCTAAAACCATCAAACATCTTGCTCGGGGATGATATGCGGGCCAAAGTCTCAGACTTTGGATTGGTTCGGCTTGCTCCAGAAGGACAGACCTCGTTTGAAACCAGGCTTGCTGGAACTTTTGGATATTTGGCTCCAGAGTATGCAGGTAGAAATTTAAATTGCTTTTGAAAACTTTGTTTTGCATACAGTTAATACATCTGAAAAAGTTCAGGAATGAACTATTTGTTCTGCATGTCATGTGTGAAATTTTCTTATCAAGCATTGACATATAATTTAAGCAGGTTATATAGGTAGAATGCCCAAGGTAGATAGTAGAATGCGTGATGAATCTGCAACATGTAGGCACTTATTGGTGCTATAGGTTTCTACTTTGGTGTCTCTCATATGAATGAATCCCTGGAGATAATGAATAAGCTATGGAGAAAAAGATTGTTTGCAAAACTCTAACCAGTATaacttttttctcaaattttgtcCTGGAAACAACAGTATTGAGAAAACAACGATGACAGATTGTTTATTAAATGTTAGTATGAAGATAACAAAACGACTTAAGACTCTTacttagtttttcttttctgtgtGCCTCCTAAAAACCattgaaatgttttgtttgatttgcAAGCCTGTACAGTCAATTTGCAACCCTTATGGTGTTGCCTCTACTTTCATCTTTGACATTTAGTTCATAGTTATCTAAAACTATGTACCATGGTTGcttcatattatatattaaaataaatcactACGCCAATTACATTGTggtttttttcttcaacaatgATCATTAGAATGTCTTACGGTGCATATAGAAAGAGGGAACAACATgatctaaatataaatatgccCTTTTAATCCTTGTATAGGTTACTGTACTTTCAAATTAGTGAATCATTCCTCAAACTCTAGAAAAACATATGAACTTGGTTCTTTTTCCAACTAAGAACGTTACTGGATAGCAAGTTTTAGTATCagaaaagactaaattcacatactTTTTAAAACTGGCGGACTAATTTACCAATTGAAAAGTGTAAGAATGACAAAAGGTACATATTCTTAAgaacatttttttcctttgtaaATTACAATGTCTGTGGCTTGCTTTATCAGAAACTGTGTACATTAGTTCTTTATATTACATAGACCAATTACATTGTAATCTTCTTCTCCAATGATTATTAGAATCTGCAGTCCATGATCATTAGTCTTTCCTCCTTTTTGTGCAATTCCTTGCTAACTAAAATGGTATCACTGGCAGTGACTGGACGAGTTACAACAAAGGTTGATGTTTACAGCTATGGAGTTATTCTGATGGAGATGATAACAGGAAGAAAAGCAATTGACAACAGCCAACCAGAAGAGAATGTGCACCTTGTTACATGGTTCAGGAGGATGCTACTGAACAAAGACTCTTTTGACAAGATTATTGACCCCATAATGTGCATTGATGAGGAGGCCTTACCCAGTTGTAGGACTGTGGCTGAGTTAGCTGGCCACTGTTGTGCAAGGGAGCCTCACCAGCGTCCAGACATGAGCCATGTGGTAAATGTTTTGGCCCCTCTTGTCGAAATTTGGAAGCCTTCTGAGACAGATGATGAAGACCTTTATGGAATTGACTTGGACATGACCTTGCCCCAAGCACTCAGAAAATGGCAAGCTTTTGAAGGAAGGAACACCTTTGATATCTCTTCATCAATGCTTAACAGTGAAGAAAATACACAGTCTAGCATACCAACAAGGCCATTTGGATTTGCTAATTCTTTTAATTCCTCTGATGGAAGATGAAGTTTGATTTACATTTGCAGCACTGCTTCtgtctattttcttttactCCTTCACCACCAAACTTTGGAACTCTTTTTATAGGCTTGGTTTTTATACTTTATAGTGTCTATAGTTGGAGTTATACTACTACACCTTGTACTCCTTTATGGTTTTTGGTTGGCTtttggatttttaaatttagcagTATATGGGATGCAAGAAGCCGGAGATGCTGAACAAGTGCTTCAACTTGTGTTTTCTTTCTTTGGACTTCATTGCAGTTAGCATCAGAAACAGGATATGAGTATGCTTTTCATGATCAACTATGCTATTGTATGATGTAAACCATGTTATTACTCTCAGTGTAAATTATAGAAGCATTCCTGTGATTCAACTGTTCATctttaactcaaatattttggTGTTTGGAATGGATCAAGAAGAATAGGGAAGGGATTTGAATTGCTTACAATTTGGAAAATTTTGGTGAATGCttttacgaaatttgaaaagtttggaatttttgttgttgtttcaaGTGAAATATGGTGTGATTTGATTAGTAGTGGGTTTTGAGCCGAAGAAATGGTTTCATTGTTCGAATTTGTGGACATTGGGAATACAAAACAATACTTTTTGAAGttttaagtaaaagaaatatGGTAGTGAATGGGAAATTTCAAGattcaatttaatatatttttttcataatatactttcttatttatttgtaatgaaTGGTAAATTATTAATCTATaaatttttcttgtaatatatttataattatagtaaattcttatttttacaagaactcaaatttgaaaaaaacaattacaatttttttaaaatctatataaatTAGCTCATAGGCCAACAAATCCTTTAATTATGAGACAAAATAAACTGATTAACTCATAAGTTTTGTACATGTAAATCTGTTCTGACCTAGTTTTAGTGACCAAATGCGTCAAGGGCCAAACAGAAAAGTTTATTGTCATTGCCAGAGTTGTTACAGCCCTAAGTTTTATTCCCTTAACAcaatacatttttctttaatttttaaataataaatgcaaataaagatggtaaaattaatttatctcctcattattttgttaattgaaacatttaatacatttttagtACTTAATATAATGAGTTGACTTTCTAACAAAActgcatataaaaaatattatgcacGCGCTATATACACTTGTATTTATTATTGACGTAATCAATTAAAAGTCAAACTTACAaattattgaaaacaaattcaCTATTTATTTAAAGATCTTATTACAAAGTcgatttttaaataattaactccCTTCAATGACTAGAAAATTCAAGAgaattttaaaggaaaaaaaacttGGACACAAAGAACAAGTCTTCTGAGCTAAAGAAAAGTTGAAACTCCAAAAATTCCAAAAGAGAAGTTATATTGGCACTTTGGAAGGTTTGGATTATAGCAACCATTCAAAGGAAAAAGCTTACTAATCTCTTCTACTCCATTTGATTCTTCATAAAAGAGTGACTACACCTACATTATTGTGGAAACTATAGTATGAAAAAAATTGCATAGATTTATCGACAAATTTGTGATTTGGCTCACATAAATGTGAGAAGTGCCTaagtacaaaatattatataaaggaTTCTCCTTCAAATATGTGACAACCATCTCTCAAAGTTATAATAACACCCACATATGGTAggtatactaataaaaataaattgcattatatatattttaacaagtATTATTGCAcctatataatttaaaagaaagtgtCGAAAGGACATAcaaggttaaaaaaaatatagtagaaAACAATACAACAATCTTTTACCAAGAATCAAATAGCACAGCACGGTAAAATACAGAACTTTCAAATAAGAaatttaactaatatatatatatatatatatatatatatatatatatatatatatatatatatatatatatatatatatatatatatatatgacatccGGTAACGTTGAAAAATATATGTtactaaaacatgaaaaatattagtaatgctatttaataatattttttaaaatgttagacatattttattattcggTAACGACTTTTAGTAACTTGTTTACATGTTAATAGAAACATTtgtaaaaatgttactaaaagtaacattttttttaatagaaagaaaacgttataaaaatgttgttaaataattttagtatttttttcaataaaaattacaatgtTATAAAACTATTACtgaaaatttagtaatttttttaatagaaaaataacattCTGAAAAAAGttgtaatacttttttttttaattaaggaAACATTATAAAATGATACTAATGTAAAacatattgtaatattttacaaaaaaaattattaatgtaaatattctctaatatttcataaatgttattaatgcaaaattttgtaacattctactaaaaatattttggtaatattttttaataaagaaaatattataaaaatgttgctAACGGAAATATTTTACAACATTCaataaatgttattaataagttactcaaatttgttaatttg encodes:
- the LOC114173896 gene encoding receptor protein kinase TMK1-like, with product MGFISWLAVLLFCVGFECAWCQDDAVMNKLKKAINEPSGLQWNDPDVCKWKHVKCSAMKRVTAIQIGGQSLQGSLPKELAQLSELTRFECMNNELTGPFPNMPKSLEVLLIHHNNFQSLPGDFFAGMTNLQYVSIGYNPFSPWGIPDNLKDCVALRSFSATSAGLVGKIPDFFGKDGPFPGLVSLILSFNSLEGGLPATFSGSSLETLWVNGQKSNSKLNGTLDVLKGMTYLKQIWVHGNSFTGPIPDLSHHDQLYDVSLRDNQLTGVVPPSLTALPALKVVNLTNNLLQGSPPLFKDGVKVDNDLDKGINSFCTGEAGKPCSPLVDALLSAVEPFGYPVRLAESWKGNDPCGQHWLGIVCSNGNVSVINLQSMNLSGNISPSFAELTSVTKLLLPNNGLTGTIPSELTSMPSLVELDVSNNQLHGKVPSFREGVVVKTAGNPDIGKDKPQAPPGSSPGGKSDGQVKKNNTAAILGTVLGGISLIGLVAFIFLMYGRKRKQAGKVQGPSAIVVHPRYSGDGSTLKISVADASAGVSGGGGSRGGIGVISPTSTAQHVEAGNMVISIQVLRQVTNNFSEANILGKGGFGTVYKGELYDGTKIAVKRMECGMMVEKGLTEFESEIAVLTKVRHRHLVALEGHCLDGNEKLLVYEYMPQGPLSKHLFDWKEQGIQPLEWKRRLSIALDVARGVEYLHGLAQQIFIHRDLKPSNILLGDDMRAKVSDFGLVRLAPEGQTSFETRLAGTFGYLAPEYAVTGRVTTKVDVYSYGVILMEMITGRKAIDNSQPEENVHLVTWFRRMLLNKDSFDKIIDPIMCIDEEALPSCRTVAELAGHCCAREPHQRPDMSHVVNVLAPLVEIWKPSETDDEDLYGIDLDMTLPQALRKWQAFEGRNTFDISSSMLNSEENTQSSIPTRPFGFANSFNSSDGR